The Desulfatiglans sp. region ACACAATCGTGATGCATGATGTGAGGTCTGCCCTTGAGACAACCGGGCTTGACCCGGCAGTGGGCTTTTTGCACAGGGACAGGCCAGGCAGGCCAGGACTTGCCCTTGATATGATGGAGGAGTTCAGGCCATTTTTGGCAGATCGAATGGCTCTATCCTTGATTAATCTCAACCAGCTTAAACCCGAAGGTTTTACCACTGTAGAGTCAGGCGCGGTAATCATGGATGATGAAACCAGAAAGACGCTTCTTACCACTTACCAGAAACGAAAACAGGATACTATTGACCACCCTTATCTGAATGAAAAGGTGACTATTGGTATTTTGTTTTATACCCAGGCCCTGCTTATGGCTAGATTCTTGCGCGGTGATATAGACGGATATCCGCCTTTTATTTGGAGGTGAAAGAGTATGCTTGTGGTGGTTTGTTATGATGTAGATACAACCGATCCTGAAGGGCCTCGCCGGTTAAGGCGTGTAGCAAAGACCTGCAAGGATTATGGGCAGAGGGTGCAGTTTTCTGTTTTTGAATGCCAGGTAGACCCGGCACAGTGGACAGCGCTTAAACAGAAGCTGATAGATAAGATAGATGAGAGTACAGATAGCCTGCGGTTTTATTTTTTGGGCGCAAACT contains the following coding sequences:
- the cas2 gene encoding CRISPR-associated endonuclease Cas2 — translated: MLVVVCYDVDTTDPEGPRRLRRVAKTCKDYGQRVQFSVFECQVDPAQWTALKQKLIDKIDESTDSLRFYFLGANWRNRVEQVGLKKSYDPDEPMIV